A window of the Mesotoga prima MesG1.Ag.4.2 genome harbors these coding sequences:
- a CDS encoding SDR family NAD(P)-dependent oxidoreductase — MSERLTGKTALIFGAGRVGSSAANAFVNEGAKVILLDRDEERLEALKKKLEESRKGFCSTICANIDSQRDVNEISDLLEEKTWKVDILFNCPAYIYRAPFVDHPIEEIDKQWHVNVRIVFMLSQVVAKMMSKNGGGKIINLASVGGLFPEKEHAGHCAAKAGIIAISKVMALELASANIQVNVIAPGPTETVPFTSPFYSQHPEVLKRIEEKTPAGRIGHPEDHTGLMVFLASDESNWITGQVIMSDGGLGLV, encoded by the coding sequence TGACCGGAAAGACGGCCCTTATCTTCGGAGCTGGCAGAGTTGGAAGCTCCGCTGCCAATGCATTTGTAAACGAGGGTGCAAAGGTTATTCTGCTGGATAGAGACGAGGAAAGGCTCGAAGCTTTGAAGAAGAAACTTGAAGAATCGAGAAAGGGATTCTGTTCGACGATATGCGCAAACATAGACAGTCAAAGAGATGTGAATGAGATCTCAGATCTACTGGAAGAAAAGACATGGAAGGTCGACATCCTTTTTAACTGCCCAGCCTACATATACAGGGCACCATTTGTCGATCACCCAATAGAAGAGATTGACAAGCAGTGGCATGTCAATGTGAGAATAGTCTTCATGTTGTCGCAGGTTGTTGCTAAGATGATGTCGAAAAACGGCGGCGGAAAGATCATCAACCTGGCCTCGGTCGGAGGCCTCTTTCCGGAAAAGGAGCACGCAGGCCACTGCGCAGCAAAAGCGGGGATTATTGCGATTTCAAAGGTAATGGCGCTTGAACTAGCCTCGGCCAATATTCAGGTAAACGTCATTGCCCCCGGTCCAACAGAGACCGTTCCATTTACTTCTCCCTTCTATTCTCAACATCCCGAAGTACTGAAAAGAATAGAGGAAAAGACTCCGGCCGGGAGGATTGGTCATCCCGAAGACCATACAGGCCTCATGGTATTCCTGGCTTCGGATGAATCGAACTGGATAACGGGCCAGGTGATAATGTCCGACGGTGGACTTGGTTTGGTTTGA
- a CDS encoding GNAT family N-acetyltransferase yields MFECRRISNQKDYLDLMKFSFGITENWMRVASKHAGEIFNNDLRDPFGAYDGSTLAAEYLLLSLKMRLRDSVIPMGGIGNVCTSPLYRGKGAVKFLLQKSLETMREKGQAVSLLYPFSRSFYRKLGWEEFDTMLRAKFSPGSIDLPDQKVEVKIEEMEDADGEIREFYNEYASSHYSMILRDEEMWKSDFEFRTDNDVSKKFVKFKREGRTTGMLRYVFLYDKFDKDSGLKFLVTIFLADDVETRHAMFRFLKGLSLQIDQIHAFLPPDFLLWPYLKERPSEMKIVPRTMIRIVDLQLLNGLRIDAPDMRVGIKIDDSQASWNDGVFELCVENGELSFSPSDSFDLECDISTLSSVVGGSTNFKEMIEFGRVKVSDGYKGQDLPKSLPFELQHF; encoded by the coding sequence ATGTTTGAATGCAGGAGAATAAGCAATCAGAAGGATTATCTTGATCTTATGAAGTTCTCTTTCGGTATTACAGAAAATTGGATGAGGGTCGCTTCGAAACATGCTGGTGAGATCTTCAATAACGATCTAAGGGACCCCTTTGGGGCCTATGACGGTTCTACTCTTGCCGCCGAGTATCTTCTACTTTCTTTGAAGATGCGACTCAGAGATTCCGTCATTCCGATGGGTGGAATCGGCAACGTGTGTACAAGTCCCCTTTACAGGGGTAAGGGCGCAGTCAAATTCCTTCTGCAGAAATCACTCGAGACTATGAGAGAGAAGGGGCAGGCCGTATCTCTGCTCTATCCCTTTAGCAGGAGCTTCTACAGAAAGCTCGGATGGGAGGAGTTTGACACGATGCTCAGGGCGAAGTTCTCCCCAGGTTCTATAGATCTTCCCGATCAGAAGGTCGAAGTGAAGATTGAGGAGATGGAAGATGCCGACGGTGAAATCAGGGAGTTCTACAACGAGTACGCAAGCAGTCACTACAGCATGATCTTGAGAGACGAAGAGATGTGGAAAAGCGATTTCGAGTTTCGAACCGATAACGATGTTTCCAAGAAATTCGTGAAGTTCAAGCGAGAAGGAAGGACTACGGGGATGCTCCGCTACGTCTTTCTCTACGATAAGTTTGACAAGGACAGCGGACTTAAGTTTTTAGTCACGATCTTCCTTGCGGACGATGTCGAAACAAGGCATGCAATGTTCCGTTTCTTGAAAGGTCTTTCTCTTCAAATCGATCAGATCCACGCCTTCCTTCCGCCTGATTTCCTTCTCTGGCCGTATCTAAAGGAAAGGCCGTCCGAGATGAAGATAGTACCCAGGACTATGATCAGAATCGTAGACCTCCAGCTACTAAATGGTCTGAGAATCGATGCTCCGGACATGCGGGTCGGAATCAAAATCGACGACAGTCAGGCATCCTGGAACGACGGAGTTTTCGAACTATGCGTTGAGAATGGAGAACTTAGCTTCTCGCCGAGTGACTCTTTTGATCTTGAGTGTGATATCTCGACCTTGTCTTCAGTTGTTGGCGGCAGCACTAATTTCAAAGAGATGATAGAGTTCGGCAGGGTTAAGGTATCGGACGGCTACAAAGGTCAGGATCTTCCAAAGAGCTTGCCCTTCGAGCTTCAACACTTCTAG